Proteins from a single region of Streptomyces spinoverrucosus:
- a CDS encoding MFS transporter → MGSTRPAVHGTARRAATDKRGAVVAALMLSMALAALDSTVVSTAVPQIVGDLGGFSVFSWLFSGYLLAATVTLPVYGKLSDTFGRKPVLIAGASVFLLGSLLCALAWNIWALIVFRIVQGLGGGALQGTVQTLAADLYPLEERPKIQARLSTVWAASAVAGPAVGGVLAAYADWRWIFLVNLPIGGLALWLIVRHLHEPQRETAARARVDWWGALAVFACGGVLLTALVQGGVAWPWLSAPSLALLGTGLALVALLVVIERRAAAPIIPGWVWRRRTIAAVNLALGALGLLMVAPAVFLPTYAQTVLGLGPVAAGFVLSAWTLSWPVSAAFSQHVYRRIGFRDTAVLGIGAATLILLAFPFLPYPGEAWQPTLLMLLLGAALGLFQLPLIVGVQSTVGWSERGTATASILFCRQTGQTIGASVFGAVANGVLAGRLGSADLDAVAHGLDTGTASEATRRAVADAVHAVYLGAACAAALAFLVLLVLAPRRFPVIDQR, encoded by the coding sequence GTGGGCAGCACCAGACCCGCCGTGCATGGCACGGCACGGCGCGCCGCAACCGACAAGCGGGGAGCGGTCGTAGCGGCACTGATGCTCTCCATGGCTCTGGCGGCACTCGACTCCACCGTCGTCTCCACGGCCGTACCGCAGATCGTCGGCGACCTGGGCGGTTTCTCCGTCTTCTCCTGGCTGTTCTCCGGCTATCTGCTCGCCGCCACCGTCACCCTCCCCGTCTACGGCAAGCTCTCCGACACGTTCGGCCGCAAACCGGTCCTCATCGCGGGGGCGTCCGTCTTCCTCCTCGGCTCCCTGCTGTGCGCGCTCGCCTGGAACATATGGGCACTGATCGTCTTCCGCATCGTCCAGGGTCTGGGCGGCGGCGCCCTGCAGGGCACGGTCCAGACACTCGCCGCCGACCTGTACCCGCTGGAGGAACGCCCGAAGATCCAGGCCAGACTCTCCACGGTGTGGGCGGCGTCGGCGGTCGCCGGCCCGGCCGTCGGCGGAGTCCTCGCCGCGTACGCGGACTGGCGCTGGATCTTCCTCGTCAACCTGCCGATCGGCGGACTCGCCCTGTGGCTGATCGTCCGTCACCTGCACGAGCCGCAGCGCGAGACGGCCGCACGCGCGCGTGTGGACTGGTGGGGGGCGCTGGCCGTGTTCGCCTGCGGCGGGGTCCTGCTCACGGCGCTGGTGCAGGGCGGAGTGGCGTGGCCGTGGCTGTCGGCGCCGTCGCTCGCCCTGCTGGGTACCGGACTGGCGCTCGTCGCGCTCCTCGTGGTGATCGAACGCCGGGCGGCCGCACCGATCATCCCGGGCTGGGTCTGGCGCCGCCGTACGATCGCCGCGGTCAACCTCGCGCTGGGCGCACTGGGACTGCTCATGGTCGCCCCGGCCGTCTTCCTGCCGACGTACGCCCAGACCGTGCTCGGCCTCGGCCCGGTCGCCGCCGGGTTCGTGCTCAGCGCGTGGACGTTGAGCTGGCCCGTCTCGGCGGCGTTCAGCCAGCACGTCTACCGCCGGATCGGCTTCCGGGACACGGCCGTGCTCGGCATCGGCGCGGCCACCCTGATCCTGCTCGCCTTCCCCTTCCTGCCCTACCCGGGCGAGGCCTGGCAGCCGACGCTCCTGATGCTCCTCCTGGGCGCCGCGCTCGGTCTGTTCCAACTCCCTCTCATCGTCGGCGTGCAGTCCACCGTCGGCTGGTCGGAACGCGGCACGGCCACCGCATCGATCCTCTTCTGCCGGCAGACCGGCCAGACCATCGGCGCGTCCGTCTTCGGCGCCGTCGCCAACGGCGTCCTCGCCGGCCGCCTCGGCAGCGCGGACCTCGACGCCGTCGCCCACGGCCTCGACACCGGCACCGCGTCCGAGGCGACCCGACGGGCCGTCGCGGACGCGGTCCACGCCGTGTACCTGGGCGCGGCGTGCGCGGCCGCCCTCGCCTTCCTGGTGCTGCTGGTACTGGCGCCGCGCCGCTTCCCGGTCATCGACCAGCGCTGA
- a CDS encoding DUF485 domain-containing protein: protein MSHDPFSSYPRHPSYPPPDHSFSPLSPDVAPASPTYPTYPWQPEPQPEPATRRAPVHAPLGHHSDLRVLRSAYRWQRRVATLTALGYFTLFLVLSAFAPGFMTAEVAGGLPAGLLLALAQLPVTWLAIALYEHTARVRVDPLADRIRRQAALDAKRGAPR from the coding sequence ATGTCCCACGACCCGTTTTCGTCGTACCCGCGCCATCCGTCGTATCCGCCGCCCGACCACTCCTTCTCGCCGCTCTCCCCCGACGTCGCACCCGCGTCCCCGACGTACCCCACCTACCCCTGGCAGCCGGAACCGCAGCCCGAGCCCGCCACGCGGCGTGCGCCGGTGCACGCGCCGCTCGGGCACCACAGCGACCTGCGCGTCCTTCGCAGCGCCTACCGCTGGCAGCGGCGGGTGGCGACGCTCACCGCGCTCGGGTACTTCACGCTGTTCCTGGTGCTGTCGGCGTTCGCGCCGGGGTTCATGACGGCCGAGGTCGCCGGTGGACTGCCGGCCGGGCTGCTGCTCGCGCTGGCGCAACTGCCGGTCACCTGGCTGGCGATCGCGCTGTACGAGCACACCGCGCGTGTGCGGGTCGATCCGCTCGCGGACCGCATCCGCCGACAGGCCGCGCTGGACGCCAAGCGGGGTGCGCCACGGTGA
- a CDS encoding ABC transporter ATP-binding protein — protein sequence MTSAVTIPRHGGTGERTAVAARARQVVKAYGAGETRVVALDHVDVDIARGQFTAIMGPSGSGKSTLMHCLAGLDTVTSGKIYLDETEITGLKDKKLTQLRRDRIGFIFQAFNLLPTLNAMENITLPMDIAGRKPDKAWLDRVVDTVGLAGRLKHRPTQLSGGQQQRVAVARALAARPEIIFGDEPTGNLDSRAGAEVLGFLRRSVDELGQTIVMVTHDPVAASYADRVLYLADGRIVDEMYRPTAEAVLDRMKDFDARGRTS from the coding sequence GTGACATCGGCTGTAACCATTCCCAGGCACGGGGGCACTGGAGAACGTACGGCCGTTGCCGCGCGGGCGCGGCAGGTCGTCAAGGCATACGGGGCCGGGGAGACCCGCGTCGTCGCCCTCGACCATGTCGACGTGGACATCGCCCGCGGCCAGTTCACCGCGATCATGGGTCCCTCGGGGTCCGGCAAGTCCACACTGATGCACTGCCTCGCCGGACTCGACACCGTCACGAGCGGGAAGATCTACCTCGACGAGACCGAGATCACCGGCCTGAAGGACAAGAAGCTGACGCAGCTTCGCCGGGACCGGATCGGGTTCATCTTCCAGGCGTTCAACCTGCTGCCGACGCTGAACGCGATGGAGAACATCACGCTGCCCATGGACATCGCCGGCCGCAAGCCCGACAAGGCATGGCTGGACCGGGTCGTGGACACCGTCGGGCTCGCCGGGCGGCTCAAGCACCGGCCGACGCAGCTCTCCGGCGGTCAGCAGCAACGCGTCGCCGTGGCGCGGGCGCTGGCCGCACGGCCGGAGATCATCTTCGGTGACGAGCCGACCGGAAACCTCGACTCGCGCGCGGGCGCCGAGGTGCTGGGCTTCCTGCGCCGGTCCGTGGACGAACTGGGGCAGACCATCGTGATGGTCACGCACGACCCGGTGGCCGCGTCGTACGCGGACCGGGTGCTCTACCTCGCCGACGGCCGGATCGTCGACGAGATGTACCGGCCGACGGCCGAAGCCGTCCTGGACCGCATGAAGGACTTCGACGCCCGGGGGCGCACGTCATGA
- a CDS encoding sodium/solute symporter has translation MTGFSESAETMSLVAFTVVATITLLLCVMTGPDRDDLDEFYTGYSSLSPMRNGLAIAGDYISAATVLGTGGVIALYGHDGIVLALSTALSLMLLMFLLAEPLRNAGRFTMGDAFARRMPGRCVRVTACVVTLAALLPMMLVQLAGTGQLMAFLLGLSGTEVETGCIVGLGALMISYAAIGGMKGTALIQILKMVMLLGSGAVVAVLVLNKFDWDPVALFDTAAERSGVGAAFLSSGLQFEGGPFPRLDMITAELCVVLGGACLPHVTMRMYTASSARQVRRSMSWAVSSVAVFVLIITVVGIGATALIGREAIAGADPQGNSAYLLGSQAAFGPEVTAAETFLFTAVTTAVFLTVLASVAGMILACANSLAHDVFAGRVQDLSARREMTLARLSAVAIGIPTILLATLVQHRSLQPLVTLSFSLGASAIAPALVYGLFWRRYTRTGLLSTLIGGSLAVVILMPGTNLVSGSPVSAFPEADFTYFPFTTTGLVSVPLGFAFGWLGTMVSGRRKAEEQRRQYEAVEGWILAGAVRRKS, from the coding sequence GTGACGGGGTTCAGTGAGTCGGCGGAGACGATGTCGCTGGTCGCGTTCACCGTCGTCGCCACGATCACGCTGCTGCTGTGCGTGATGACCGGCCCGGACCGGGACGACCTCGACGAGTTCTACACCGGCTACAGCTCCCTGTCCCCGATGCGCAACGGACTGGCGATCGCCGGTGACTACATCTCGGCGGCCACCGTGCTCGGCACGGGTGGGGTGATCGCGTTGTACGGCCATGACGGGATCGTGCTGGCGCTCAGTACGGCGCTGTCGCTGATGCTGCTGATGTTCCTGCTGGCGGAACCCCTGCGCAACGCGGGCCGTTTCACGATGGGAGACGCCTTCGCACGCCGTATGCCGGGGCGGTGTGTGCGGGTGACCGCGTGTGTGGTGACGCTGGCCGCGCTGTTGCCGATGATGCTGGTCCAGCTCGCCGGCACAGGACAGTTGATGGCCTTTCTGCTGGGGCTTTCGGGCACGGAGGTGGAGACGGGCTGCATCGTCGGGCTGGGCGCCCTGATGATCAGTTACGCCGCGATCGGGGGGATGAAAGGGACCGCACTCATCCAGATTCTGAAGATGGTGATGCTGCTCGGGTCGGGCGCGGTGGTCGCCGTACTGGTGCTGAACAAGTTCGACTGGGATCCCGTCGCACTGTTCGACACGGCGGCGGAGCGGAGCGGGGTGGGCGCCGCGTTCCTCTCCTCCGGGCTGCAGTTCGAGGGCGGGCCGTTCCCCCGCCTCGACATGATCACCGCCGAGTTGTGCGTGGTGCTGGGCGGCGCCTGCCTGCCGCACGTCACCATGCGCATGTACACCGCGTCCAGCGCCCGTCAGGTACGCCGGTCGATGTCCTGGGCGGTGTCCAGCGTCGCGGTGTTCGTGCTGATCATCACGGTCGTCGGCATCGGCGCGACCGCGCTGATCGGCCGCGAGGCCATCGCCGGCGCCGATCCGCAGGGCAACTCCGCCTATCTGCTGGGCTCCCAGGCGGCGTTCGGACCGGAGGTGACCGCTGCGGAGACGTTCCTGTTCACGGCGGTCACCACCGCCGTCTTCCTGACGGTGCTCGCCTCGGTCGCCGGGATGATCCTCGCCTGCGCCAACTCCCTCGCCCACGACGTCTTCGCCGGCCGCGTCCAGGACCTGTCCGCCCGCCGCGAGATGACGCTGGCCCGCCTCTCCGCCGTCGCGATCGGCATCCCGACGATCCTGCTGGCCACGCTGGTCCAGCACCGCAGCCTGCAACCTCTGGTGACGCTGTCCTTCTCCCTGGGCGCCTCCGCCATCGCGCCCGCCCTGGTCTACGGCCTCTTCTGGCGCCGCTACACCCGCACCGGCCTGCTGAGCACCCTCATCGGCGGCTCCCTCGCGGTGGTGATCCTGATGCCGGGCACCAACCTGGTCTCCGGATCGCCCGTCTCCGCCTTCCCCGAGGCCGACTTCACCTACTTCCCCTTCACGACGACGGGCCTGGTCTCCGTACCCCTGGGCTTCGCCTTCGGATGGCTGGGGACGATGGTTTCCGGCCGGCGCAAGGCGGAGGAGCAACGGCGGCAGTACGAGGCGGTGGAGGGGTGGATTCTGGCCGGGGCGGTACGCAGGAAGAGCTGA
- a CDS encoding ABC transporter permease, with the protein MTVLKTSMRNFLAHKGRMALSAVAVLLSVAFVCGTLVFTDTMNTTFDKLFAATASDVTVSAKDSSDTGETTADNGKPPVMPASVVDEVGKADGVKSAEGTVFSTSVTVIDADKDSLSPTSGGPTIVGNWNSNDARTMDITSGSAPKGADQVMVDADTADKHGLKLGDEIGIITAVGTHRAKVSGIADFTVTNPGAAIFYLDTKTAQQTLVGETGVYTNVNVTAAAGISDAQLKKNVSTALDGGYKVQTAKEVADANAKDVQEFMGVIKYAMLGFAGIAFLVGVFLIINTFSMLVAQRTREIGLMRAIGSSRKQVNRSVLIEALLLGVVGSVLGVGAGVGLAVGLMQLMGAMGMNLSTDDLTVVWTTPAVGLVLGVVVTVLAAYLPARRAGKISPMAALRDAGAPADAKAGVVRAVLGLLLTGAGGFGLYLAAAADKASEGALWLGAGVVLSLLGFVVIGPLLAGGVVRVLGAIVLRIFGPVGRMAERNALRNPRRTGATGAALMIGLALVACLSVVGSSMVASATEELDKSVGTDFIVQSDSGQLITPQAVEAVQAADSVGRVTEYKWMKADFKTPDGKTSKGTAITAADPTYAQDLRVETVAGNLADAYRPDSMSVHEEYANDHGISLGSKVAVDFKDGSTAQLTVRAITSSDAVIDQGAMYTSIDTLAKYVPADKMPLDSLLFVSAKDGQETAAYTALKAALDDYPQYTVRDQTDYKEALKDQIGQLLNMIYGLLALAIIVAILGVVNTLALSVVERTREIGLMRAIGLSRRQLRRMIRLESVVIALFGALLGLGLGMGWGATAQQLLALEGLNVLEIPWPTIGAVFVGSAFVGLFAALIPAFRAGRMNVLNAIATE; encoded by the coding sequence ATGACCGTGCTGAAGACCTCCATGCGCAACTTCCTCGCGCACAAGGGGCGCATGGCCCTGTCGGCCGTCGCCGTGCTGCTGTCCGTGGCCTTCGTGTGCGGCACGCTGGTGTTCACCGACACGATGAACACGACCTTCGACAAGCTGTTCGCGGCCACCGCCTCGGACGTCACGGTCAGCGCCAAGGACTCGTCGGACACCGGCGAGACCACCGCGGACAACGGCAAGCCGCCGGTCATGCCGGCCTCCGTCGTCGACGAGGTCGGCAAGGCGGACGGTGTGAAGTCGGCGGAGGGGACGGTCTTCTCGACGTCGGTGACCGTCATCGACGCCGACAAGGACAGCCTCTCCCCGACCAGCGGCGGGCCGACCATCGTCGGCAACTGGAACTCCAACGACGCCCGCACCATGGACATCACCTCCGGTTCCGCGCCCAAAGGCGCCGACCAGGTGATGGTCGACGCGGACACCGCCGACAAGCACGGCCTGAAGCTGGGCGACGAGATCGGCATCATCACCGCCGTCGGCACGCACCGGGCGAAGGTCTCCGGCATCGCCGACTTCACCGTCACCAACCCCGGTGCCGCGATCTTCTACCTCGACACGAAGACCGCCCAGCAGACCCTGGTCGGTGAGACCGGGGTGTACACCAACGTCAACGTCACCGCCGCGGCCGGCATCAGCGACGCCCAGCTGAAGAAGAACGTCTCCACCGCGCTCGACGGCGGCTACAAGGTGCAGACGGCCAAGGAGGTCGCGGACGCCAACGCGAAGGACGTCCAGGAGTTCATGGGCGTCATCAAGTACGCGATGCTCGGCTTCGCCGGGATCGCCTTCCTCGTCGGCGTCTTCCTGATCATCAACACGTTCTCCATGCTGGTCGCCCAGCGCACCCGTGAGATCGGCCTGATGCGGGCCATCGGATCGAGCCGCAAGCAGGTCAACCGCTCCGTGCTGATCGAGGCGCTGCTGCTCGGCGTCGTCGGCTCCGTGCTGGGCGTCGGCGCGGGCGTGGGGCTCGCGGTGGGGCTGATGCAGCTCATGGGCGCCATGGGCATGAACCTCTCGACGGACGACCTGACGGTCGTGTGGACCACCCCGGCGGTCGGCCTCGTCCTGGGTGTCGTGGTCACCGTCCTGGCCGCCTACCTGCCGGCCCGCCGCGCCGGAAAGATCTCCCCGATGGCCGCGCTGCGCGACGCGGGCGCCCCGGCCGACGCCAAGGCCGGCGTCGTCCGGGCGGTGCTCGGCCTGCTGCTGACGGGCGCGGGCGGGTTCGGCCTGTACCTGGCGGCCGCCGCCGACAAGGCGAGCGAGGGTGCCCTGTGGCTGGGCGCGGGCGTGGTGCTGTCGCTGCTCGGCTTCGTCGTCATCGGCCCGCTGCTGGCGGGCGGAGTGGTCCGGGTGCTCGGCGCGATCGTGCTGCGGATATTCGGCCCTGTGGGCCGGATGGCCGAGCGCAACGCGCTGCGCAACCCGCGCCGCACCGGCGCCACGGGCGCCGCGCTGATGATCGGGCTCGCGCTGGTGGCCTGCCTGTCGGTGGTCGGCTCCTCGATGGTCGCCTCGGCGACGGAGGAACTCGACAAGAGCGTCGGTACGGACTTCATCGTCCAGTCCGACAGCGGGCAGCTGATCACCCCGCAGGCGGTCGAGGCCGTGCAGGCGGCCGACAGTGTGGGCCGCGTCACCGAGTACAAGTGGATGAAGGCCGACTTCAAGACCCCGGACGGCAAGACGTCCAAGGGCACCGCCATCACGGCCGCCGACCCGACGTACGCGCAGGACCTGCGGGTCGAGACCGTCGCGGGCAACCTCGCCGACGCCTACCGACCCGACTCGATGTCCGTCCACGAGGAGTACGCCAACGACCATGGCATCAGCCTCGGCTCCAAGGTCGCCGTCGACTTCAAGGACGGCTCCACCGCCCAGCTGACGGTCCGGGCGATCACCAGCAGCGACGCGGTGATCGACCAGGGCGCGATGTACACGTCGATCGACACCCTCGCCAAGTACGTCCCGGCCGACAAGATGCCGCTCGACTCGCTGCTGTTCGTCTCGGCGAAGGACGGCCAGGAGACCGCGGCGTACACCGCGCTGAAGGCGGCTCTGGACGACTACCCGCAGTACACCGTCCGGGACCAGACCGACTACAAGGAGGCCCTGAAGGACCAGATCGGGCAGCTGCTCAACATGATCTACGGCCTGCTGGCCCTCGCGATCATCGTCGCGATCCTGGGCGTCGTGAACACGCTCGCCCTGTCGGTGGTCGAGCGGACCCGGGAGATCGGCCTGATGCGGGCGATCGGCCTCTCGCGCCGGCAGCTGCGCCGGATGATCCGCCTGGAGTCGGTCGTGATCGCCCTCTTCGGTGCCCTGCTGGGCCTGGGGCTGGGCATGGGCTGGGGCGCCACGGCGCAGCAGCTGCTCGCCCTGGAGGGGCTGAACGTGCTGGAGATCCCCTGGCCGACCATCGGCGCGGTGTTCGTCGGCTCGGCCTTCGTGGGCCTGTTCGCCGCCCTGATACCGGCCTTCCGGGCGGGCCGCATGAACGTCCTCAACGCCATCGCCACCGAGTAG
- the mfd gene encoding transcription-repair coupling factor, with product MSLHGLLDAVVKDAALAEAIKAATDGNRMHVDLVGPQAARPFAVAALARDSGHPVLAVTATGREAEDLAAALRSLLPPEGVVEYPAWETLPHERLSPRSDTVGRRLAVLRRLAHPSLDDPETGPVSVVVAPVRSVLQPQVKGLGDLEPVALRTGQTADLNQVVDALAAAAYARVELVEKRGEFAVRGGILDVFPPTEEHPLRIEFWGDDVEEVRYFKVADQRSLEVAEHGLWAPPCRELLLTDDVRARAHALAEEHPELGELLGKIAEGIAVEGMESLAPVLVDDMELLLDVLPKGAMAVVCDPERVRTRAADLVATSQEFLQASWAATAGGGEAPIDVGAASLWSIAAVRDRARELDMMWWSVSPFAADEELDADTLKLGMHAPETYRGDTAKALADTKGWLADGWRTVFVTEGHGPAARTVEVLGGEGIAARLDADLGSISPSVVHVACGSIDNGFVDPALKLAVLTETDLSGQKAAGRDGARMPARRRKTIDPLTLEPGDYIVHEQHGVGRYIEMVQRTVQGATREYLVVEYAPAKRGQPGDRLYIPTDQLEQITKYVGGEAPTLHRLGGADWTKTKARAKKAVKEIAADLIKLYSARMAAPGHTFAPDTPWQRELEDAFPYAETPDQLTTIAEVKDDMEKSVPMDRLICGDVGYGKTEIAVRAAFKAVQDGKQVAVLVPTTLLVQQHFGTFSDRYAQFPVSVKALSRFQTDTEAKGVLEGLREGSVDVVIGTHRLFSSETKFKDLGLVIVDEEQRFGVEHKEQLKKLRANVDVLTMSATPIPRTLEMAVTGIREMSTITTPPEERHPVLTFVGPYEEKQIGAAIRRELLREGQVFYIHNRVESIDRAAARLREIVPEARIATAHGQMSESALEQVVVDFWEKKFDVLVSTTIVESGIDISNANTLIVERGDTFGLSQLHQLRGRVGRGRERGYAYFLYPPEKPLTETAHERLATIAQHTEMGAGMYVAMKDLEIRGAGNLLGGEQSGHIAGVGFDLYVRMVGEAVADYRRQLETGEIEEEPPLEVKIELPVDAHVPHDYAPGERLRLQAYRSIASANSEEDIKAVREELVDRYGKLPEPVENLLLVAGLRMLARACGVGEIVLQGNNIRFAPVELRESQELRVKRLYPGTVIKPAVHQVLVPRPKTAKVGGKPLVGRELLGWVGEFLASILGS from the coding sequence ATGAGCCTGCACGGTCTGCTCGACGCCGTCGTCAAGGACGCCGCACTCGCGGAAGCGATCAAGGCGGCCACGGACGGCAACCGGATGCACGTCGACCTGGTCGGCCCCCAGGCGGCCCGCCCCTTCGCCGTGGCCGCGCTGGCCCGCGACAGCGGCCACCCGGTGCTGGCGGTGACGGCGACCGGACGTGAGGCGGAGGACCTGGCGGCGGCCCTGCGGTCGCTGCTGCCGCCGGAGGGCGTCGTGGAGTACCCGGCGTGGGAGACGCTCCCCCACGAGCGGCTCAGCCCCCGCAGCGACACCGTGGGCCGCCGCCTCGCCGTGCTGCGCAGGCTGGCCCACCCCAGCCTCGACGACCCCGAGACCGGCCCGGTCTCCGTCGTCGTAGCACCCGTGCGGTCCGTGCTCCAGCCGCAGGTCAAGGGCCTGGGCGACCTGGAGCCGGTGGCGCTGAGGACCGGGCAGACGGCCGACCTGAACCAGGTCGTCGACGCCCTCGCCGCCGCCGCGTACGCGCGCGTGGAGCTGGTCGAGAAGCGCGGCGAGTTCGCCGTACGCGGTGGGATCCTCGACGTCTTCCCGCCCACCGAGGAACACCCCCTGCGCATCGAGTTCTGGGGCGACGACGTCGAGGAGGTCCGCTACTTCAAGGTGGCCGACCAGCGCTCCCTCGAAGTCGCCGAGCACGGGCTGTGGGCGCCGCCGTGCCGTGAGCTGCTGCTCACCGACGACGTACGCGCACGCGCGCATGCCCTCGCCGAAGAGCATCCGGAGCTCGGCGAGCTGCTCGGCAAGATCGCCGAGGGCATCGCCGTGGAGGGCATGGAGTCGCTCGCACCGGTCCTCGTCGACGACATGGAGCTGCTGCTCGACGTACTGCCGAAGGGCGCCATGGCCGTCGTGTGCGACCCGGAGCGGGTACGCACGCGTGCGGCGGATCTCGTCGCGACGTCGCAGGAGTTCCTGCAGGCCTCCTGGGCGGCCACCGCCGGCGGCGGCGAGGCGCCCATCGACGTCGGCGCGGCCTCCCTGTGGTCCATCGCGGCCGTCCGGGACCGGGCCCGCGAGCTGGACATGATGTGGTGGTCCGTCTCACCCTTCGCCGCAGACGAAGAGCTCGACGCGGACACGCTCAAGCTCGGCATGCACGCCCCCGAGACCTACCGCGGCGACACCGCCAAGGCGCTCGCCGACACCAAGGGGTGGCTCGCCGACGGCTGGCGCACGGTCTTCGTCACCGAGGGCCACGGCCCCGCCGCCCGTACGGTGGAGGTGCTCGGCGGCGAGGGCATCGCGGCCCGGCTGGATGCCGACCTGGGGAGCATCTCCCCGTCGGTGGTGCACGTGGCGTGCGGCTCGATCGACAACGGGTTCGTCGACCCGGCACTCAAGCTGGCCGTGCTCACCGAGACCGACCTGTCCGGGCAGAAGGCGGCCGGCCGCGACGGCGCCCGCATGCCCGCCCGCCGCCGCAAGACCATCGACCCGCTCACCCTGGAGCCGGGCGACTACATCGTCCACGAGCAGCACGGCGTGGGCCGCTACATCGAGATGGTGCAGCGGACCGTGCAGGGCGCCACCCGCGAGTACCTGGTCGTGGAGTACGCCCCCGCCAAGCGCGGCCAGCCCGGCGACCGCCTCTACATCCCCACCGACCAGCTGGAGCAGATCACCAAGTACGTCGGCGGCGAGGCGCCCACGCTGCACCGCCTGGGCGGCGCGGACTGGACGAAGACCAAGGCACGCGCGAAGAAGGCCGTCAAGGAGATCGCGGCCGACCTGATCAAGCTGTACAGCGCGCGGATGGCGGCCCCCGGGCACACCTTCGCGCCGGACACCCCGTGGCAGCGCGAGCTGGAGGACGCCTTCCCGTACGCGGAGACGCCGGACCAGCTGACCACCATCGCCGAGGTCAAGGACGACATGGAGAAGTCGGTCCCGATGGACCGCCTGATCTGCGGCGACGTCGGCTACGGCAAGACGGAGATCGCGGTCCGCGCCGCCTTCAAGGCCGTCCAGGACGGCAAGCAGGTGGCCGTCCTCGTACCGACGACGCTGCTGGTGCAGCAGCACTTCGGGACGTTCAGCGACCGGTACGCGCAGTTCCCGGTGAGCGTGAAAGCGCTGTCCCGGTTCCAGACGGACACCGAGGCCAAGGGGGTCCTGGAAGGCCTGCGGGAGGGCTCGGTGGACGTCGTCATCGGCACGCACCGCCTGTTCTCCTCCGAGACCAAGTTCAAAGACCTGGGCCTGGTCATCGTCGACGAGGAGCAGCGGTTCGGCGTCGAGCACAAGGAACAGCTGAAGAAACTGCGCGCCAACGTCGACGTACTGACGATGTCCGCCACCCCGATCCCACGCACGCTGGAGATGGCGGTCACCGGCATCCGCGAGATGTCGACGATCACCACCCCGCCGGAGGAACGGCACCCGGTGCTGACCTTCGTCGGCCCCTACGAGGAGAAGCAGATCGGCGCGGCCATCCGCCGCGAACTGCTGCGCGAGGGCCAGGTCTTCTACATCCACAACCGGGTCGAGTCCATCGACCGCGCGGCGGCCCGGCTGCGCGAGATCGTCCCCGAGGCGCGCATCGCCACGGCGCACGGGCAGATGTCGGAGTCGGCGCTGGAGCAGGTCGTCGTCGACTTCTGGGAGAAGAAGTTCGACGTGCTGGTGTCGACGACGATCGTCGAGTCCGGCATCGACATCTCCAACGCGAACACACTGATCGTGGAGCGCGGCGACACCTTCGGTCTGTCGCAGCTGCACCAGCTGCGCGGGCGCGTCGGGCGTGGCCGTGAGCGCGGGTACGCGTACTTCCTGTACCCGCCGGAGAAGCCGCTGACCGAGACCGCCCACGAGCGGCTCGCCACCATCGCCCAGCACACGGAGATGGGCGCGGGCATGTACGTGGCCATGAAGGACCTGGAGATCCGCGGCGCCGGAAACCTCCTCGGCGGCGAGCAGTCCGGCCACATTGCGGGCGTCGGCTTCGACCTGTACGTCCGGATGGTCGGCGAGGCGGTCGCGGACTACCGCCGCCAGCTGGAGACCGGCGAGATCGAGGAGGAGCCGCCGCTCGAGGTCAAGATCGAGCTGCCGGTCGACGCACACGTCCCGCACGACTACGCGCCGGGCGAGCGGCTGCGCCTGCAGGCCTACCGTTCGATCGCCTCCGCCAACTCCGAGGAGGACATCAAGGCCGTACGGGAGGAACTCGTCGACCGCTACGGCAAGTTGCCCGAGCCGGTGGAGAACCTGCTCCTCGTGGCCGGTTTGCGCATGCTCGCGCGCGCGTGCGGCGTGGGCGAGATCGTGCTCCAGGGGAACAACATCCGCTTCGCGCCGGTGGAGTTGCGGGAGTCGCAGGAGCTGCGGGTCAAGCGGCTCTACCCGGGGACGGTCATCAAGCCGGCTGTGCACCAGGTGCTGGTGCCGCGTCCGAAGACGGCGAAGGTGGGCGGGAAGCCGCTGGTCGGGCGGGAGTTGCTGGGCTGGGTCGGCGAGTTCCTGGCGTCGATTCTGGGGTCGTAG